CAGCTCGCCCACTCGCACAGAACTGCGGCGTCCGCTACACGCTCGACGGCAAGACCGTCTGAGCCTCAACGAGGCGGGCAGTCGGGACCGGAGCCCTGCCAGATGTGAAGGCCGTCGCGGCGGTCCGGAGGGAGCCAGTGCGTACGGCCGCCCGAGTCGCGCCCCCGTCCGTCCGGCGTTCAGGCGGCCGACAGCGCCTCGTCTCCCTTGCGGTTGGCCGGTCGGGTGAGCATCGGCCTGCCCGGCAGCCTTCACCTTGCGAGCGCCCTGCGCACAGGCCCATCCTGAAAGAGGCATGCCGACCACCGTATGGACCGAGCGCACACGGCTGCGGACCCTGCGGGGACCGCGGCCCGCGCAGGGAGCGGGTTCCCGATGAGGCTTGTCGTCGATCTCAACCGGTGCCAGGGATTCGCACAGTGCGTCTTTCTCGCCCCGGACATCTTCGCCCTCCACGGGGAAGAGGCGCTGCTGTTCTCCCCTCGCTTCGACGAGGCACAACGTGACCGGGTGCAGAAGGCCGCTGCCGCCTGCCCGGTCCAGGCCATCCTGGTCGACTACTCCGACGAGCCGACGCAGGGCGTGCAGTCCCATGTCGGCTGACACGGACGTCGAGGTCCTGCGGCGCCAGGGCCGCATCGTCGTGGTCGGAGCCTCGCTGGCCGGTCTGCGCGCGGCGGAGACGCTGCGCGCGAGCAGGATGATCGGCGACGAGCCGTACGAGCCCTACGACCGCCCGCCGCTGTCCAAGCAGGCGTTGCTCGGGCGGGCACGCCCCGAGGACACCGCGCTGCCGCGGCGGCGCGACATCGACGCCGAGTGGCGTCTGGGCGTCGCCGCCGAGAGCCTGGACCGGGCCGCCAAGCAGGTACGGCTGGCGAACGGCGACACCGTCCCCTACGACCGCCTGCTGATCACGACCGGGACCAGGGCGCGGCCCTGGTTCCACCGGAAGAGGCCGCGCTGGACGGGGTGTTCGGGCTGCGTACGCGTGACGACTCCGCACGCCTGCGCCGGAAGCTGACCGGGGGTGGCCCGGGTGCTGGTGATCGGCGCCGGCTTCACGGGCTCGGAGGTCGCCTCCGCCTGCCGGAGCTGGGCCTTGAGGTCACGGTCGCCGAGCGCGGCCCGGCGCCGCTGGTGGGCGCGCTCGGCGGGGTGATCGGCGCGGTCGCGGACCGGCTGCAGCGCAAGCATGGGGTCGATCTGCGGTGCGGGGTCAGCGTGACCGCCCTGGAGGGGGACGATGTGGGACGGCTCAGGCGCGCCCATCTGTCCGACGGTTCGGCGATCGACGTGGAGGTGGCGGTCGTCTCGCTCGGTGCCATGCGGAACACGGAATGGCTCGCCGGCTCGGGCGTGGCCGCGGGTCCCCGGGGGATCGCGTGCGACGCCGGGTGCCGGGTGTTCGACGTCAACGGCATCGTCACCGACGACATCTACGCCGCCGGTGACGTCGCCCGCAGCCCTCACCCGCTGTTCGACTACCAGTTCCTGGCGCTGGAGCACTGGGGCAACGCGGTCGAGCAGGCCGAGGTCGCCGCCCACAACATGATCTGTGCGGGTCCGGATCGCCGTCCGCATCTGTGGCTGCCGATGTTCTGGTCCTCCCAGTTCGGTGTCAACATCAAGTCGGTAGGTGTCCCTCGCTGGGCGACCACCTGGTCGTCGCCCAGGGACACTAACGGAGGAGCGGTTCGTGGCGGTCTACGGCTACCGGGGCCGCGTCATCGCCGCGGTGGCCTTCGACGGGGCCAGGTGGCTGGGGTTCTACGAGCAGCAGATCGCGGCCGGTGCCCCCTTCCCGCCGGAGTACCGCACGGTCGACCGCCGCACCGAGACGCTGGATCCGATCGACCCGGCCTTCCCCGACCCCCATCTTCCCACCCATGGGGCCACGGTCACGCTGACGGGTCACTCGCCGAGCGAGCGGCGTGTCACTTTCGTTCCGGCGCATGCCTGATCACCGGCCCTGCAACGCCCGGAGCCCTCAGGAGACACCATGACGTCCGGCACCCTCGTCGCGCAGATCACCGACTACGCCAATCGGGCCAATCCCTACCCGCTCTACGCGGAACTGCGCAAGCAACCGGTCAGGCGGGAGGACGACGGCACCTACGTGGTCAGCACCTACTACGAGGTGCGGAGCCTGGCCAACGACCCGCGGCTGAGCAACGACACGAGCAACCGCCGTCCGGCTACGCCCGCGTGGGGCAGCCGGACCCGGAGACCGGTCTGCCGCCCAGCTTCATCTTCACCGACCCACCCGTGCACGACCGGCTGCGCGACACCATCAACCGGCCCTTCGGCCCCCCGCACAGCCCCAGGTTCCTCGACGACCTGCGCGAGAACTGACCAAGGTCGTCACCGAGTTGCTCGACGCCTTCGAAGGCAAGGACCAGGTCGACATCGTCGAGGCCTTCTCCTACCCCCTTCCCGTCACCGCCATCTGCAAGGTCCTCGGCGTGCCGCGCGAGGACGAAC
Above is a genomic segment from Streptomyces fodineus containing:
- a CDS encoding ferredoxin, whose product is MRLVVDLNRCQGFAQCVFLAPDIFALHGEEALLFSPRFDEAQRDRVQKAAAACPVQAILVDYSDEPTQGVQSHVG